CGTACGTCCCTATAAAGTCTGGATACTTTATATTCGTCCATAAAACCCGCGCCTCCGTGGATTTGAACCGCGAGGTTAGTGACTTCGCGGGCCGCAGTTGTGGCAAATAATTTGCAGGCGGCGCATTTTCCGGCCAGACTCATATTTCCTTTTCCTTCTTCGTCGCTTTTCTCCATTTCCCAGGCGACATTATAGGTGAACCATTTCGCCGCTTCCAATCTGGAATAGATTTCGGCGAGCATGAATGCGACTCCTTGGTGCTGGGAGATCGACTTTCCGAAACTCTTTCTGGAAGAGGCAAAGGATTTGGATTCGTCCAGGCAGGCTTTCATTACTCCTAAAGAATATGCGGCCAAGGACAATCTCTCCGCATTGAAGGTTTGCATCGTTTGTCGAAATCCCTTTCCCAATTTTCCTAATATATTCTCTTCCGGAATTTCCACATCCTCGAAGAATAAGGCGCCGGTGGGAGAGGCCCGAAGTCCCATCTTGTCCATGGGTGCCGATCTAGAAACTCCTTTGGAGTTCAGATCTAGAATGAAATGAGTGAGGCCTTTTTCTTTACCGGATTCGTCCTGGGCTCTGGCGAGCACCAAACAATAGTCCGCGTTAGGTGCATTTGTGATATAGGTCTTTTGTCCGGATAGAATGTACCGATCCCCTTTTTTCTTAGCCGATGCGGTCAATGCGGATACGTCGGAACCTCCATCCGGCTCGGTGACGCCTAGGGATCCTACTTTTTTTCCGCTAATGATATCGGGTAGATACTTCGCTTTTTGTTCTTCGGTTCCGAAATGCTTTAACGGCAGTCCGAAGAGCCCTCCG
The sequence above is a segment of the Leptospira wolffii serovar Khorat str. Khorat-H2 genome. Coding sequences within it:
- a CDS encoding acyl-CoA dehydrogenase family protein, with the translated sequence MDFSLNQDEQEFISSFQTFCRKEIQPYAEEADKKKELPSSQYSKLGEAGYIGLLHEEEYGGQGAGLFLSTLAMEVISEACGSTFFSVGASGGLFGLPLKHFGTEEQKAKYLPDIISGKKVGSLGVTEPDGGSDVSALTASAKKKGDRYILSGQKTYITNAPNADYCLVLARAQDESGKEKGLTHFILDLNSKGVSRSAPMDKMGLRASPTGALFFEDVEIPEENILGKLGKGFRQTMQTFNAERLSLAAYSLGVMKACLDESKSFASSRKSFGKSISQHQGVAFMLAEIYSRLEAAKWFTYNVAWEMEKSDEEGKGNMSLAGKCAACKLFATTAAREVTNLAVQIHGGAGFMDEYKVSRLYRDVRLGEIGGGTSEIQKLIISGSIMKE